A region of Diadema setosum chromosome 15, eeDiaSeto1, whole genome shotgun sequence DNA encodes the following proteins:
- the LOC140238506 gene encoding alpha-2,8-sialyltransferase 8B-like: MDMRFSTNVKKIAQLNQTTNMRERWNCHTCAIIGNSGVLINSKCGHLIDSSDLVIRMNLAPFGGEFASDVGSKVSLMTLNSAQYRHLTYCTDNYGNITIDGLPRLCSKLLRDLSRMNGSILWYFGSMAHNNHLKTALATLHDFYNLHFGFAYSPAEIKSEVKKVLKLSFPSTGVSVYAAATHFCSRIQLFGFFPFYKDPTNRTLFRHYYEHAKINYTTNKHEMPDEFKIFLKLDEKGALRIVNDCGGRWNNNFLRERLKHKEHLKGDELDDINDGF; the protein is encoded by the exons ATGGATATGCGATTCTCGACTAACGTCAAAAAGATAGCGCAACTCAACCAGACTACCAACATGAGGGAAAGGTGGAACTGTCACACGTGTGCTATCATTGGCAACTCTGGTGTGCTAATAAACAGCAAGTGCGGCCACCTCATCGACAGCTCCGATCTTGTTATCCGAATGAATCTGGCGCCGTTTGGTGGCGAGTTCGCTTCGGACGTCGGTTCGAAAGTCAGTCTAATGACTTTGAATTCCGCACAATACAGGCACCTGACGTACTGTACGGACAACTACGGCAACATCACTATCGACGGGTTACCACGCTTATGTTCGAAACTACTAAGAGACTTAAGCCGCATGAACGGTAGCATCCTTTGGTATTTCGGGTCTATGGCCCACAACAATCATCTGAAAACAGCGCTGGCGACGTTGCATGATTTCTACAATCTCCACTTTGGTTTCGCCTACAGCCCGGCAGAGATCAAAAGTGAAGTTAAAAA AGTTCTTAAATTGAGCTTTCCAAGTACCGGTGTGTCGGTTTACGCAGCAGCCACTCACTTCTGTTCTCGAATCCAGCTCTTCGGTTTTTTTCCGTTCTACAAAGACCCGACAAATCGCACCTTGTTCAGGCATTACTACGAACACGCCAAGATCAACTACACGACCAACAAGCATGAAATGCCGGATGAGTTCAAAATCTTCCTCAAATTGGACGAGAAGGGCGCCCTCCGCATCGTGAACGATTGCGGCGGAAGATGGAATAACAACTTTCTTAGGGAAAGATTGAAGCACAAGGAGCACTTGAAAGGGGACGAGTTGGATGACATAAATGATGGGTTTTGA